The Zygotorulaspora mrakii chromosome 3, complete sequence genome includes a region encoding these proteins:
- the URA2 gene encoding bifunctional carbamoylphosphate synthetase/aspartate transcarbamylase (similar to Saccharomyces cerevisiae URA2 (YJL130C); ancestral locus Anc_1.223) yields MLAFPTLPVTPPMKSTGDRLVALELKDGTSVFGYSFGAEKSAAGELVFQTGMVGYPESITDPSYEGQILVITFPLVGNYGVPDRNLRDEFVEELPRYFESNRIHISGLVISHYTEEYSHWLAKSSLGKWLKEENVPAIYGVDTRALTKHLRDSGSMLGRLSLQKSSVAAIDLSIVDPEWQDKFDICEWVDPNVKNLVSKVSLKEPKLYVPPTDNEYVMLQKGPDNKVLRILAIDVGMKYNQIRCFVKRGVELLVVPWDYDFTKEEYDGLFISNGPGDPSMLGELSLKLSAVLKSKKTPIFGICLGHQLLARASGALTSKLKFGNRGHNIPCTSTISGRCYITSQNHGFAVDAETLVDGWKPLFTNANDESNEGIYHTDLPYFSVQFHPESTPGPRDTEFLFDVFIQSVKEHKFSGILKPVEFPGGLLEENRNAHPRVEAKKVLVLGSGGLSIGQAGEFDYSGSQAIKALKEEGIYTILINPNIATIQTSKGLADKVYFLPVTAEFVRKVILHERPDAIYVTFGGQTALSVGIEMKDEFETLGVKVLGTPIQTVITTEDRELFAQAIEEIDEKCAKSAAANNIQEALDAVKEIGYPVIIRAAYALGGLGSGFANNDKELVDLCNVAFASSPQVLVERSMKGWKEVEYEVVRDAFDNCVTVCNMENFDPLGIHTGDSIVVAPSQTLSDEDYNMLRTTAINVIRHLGVVGECNIQYALNPFSKEYCIIEVNARLSRSSALASKATGYPLAYTAAKLGLNIPLNEVTNSVTKSTCACFEPSLDYCVVKMPRWDLKKFTRVSTELSSSMKSVGEVMSVGRTFEEAIQKAIRSTEYSNLGFNETDLEIDIDYELNNPSDLRIFAVANAFANLGYSVDKVWEMTNIDKWFLNKLYDLVAFSREIAAYGTKEKLPSIALKQAKQLGFDDRQIAKFLNSNEVAIRRLRKEYGIVPFVKQIDTVAAEFPAHTNYLYMTYNASTHDVTFDDKGVMVLGSGVYRIGSSVEFDWCAVTAVRTLRANNVKTIMVNYNPETVSTDYDEADRLYFETINLERVLDIYEAETSAGVIVSMGGQTSNNIAMSLHRENVKILGTSPEMIDGAENRYKFSRMLDQIGVDQPAWKELTSMAEAENFADNVGYPVLVRPSYVLSGAAMNTVYSRDDLESYLNQAVEVSRDYPVVITKYIENAKEIEMDAVARDGELVMHVVSEHVENAGVHSGDATLIVPPQDLDPETVERIVIATAKIGKALKITGPFNIQFIAKDNEIKVIECNVRASRSFPFISKVVGVNLIELSTKAIMGLPFTPYPVEKLPDDYVAIKVPQFSFPRLAGADPVLGVEMASTGEVASFGHSKYEAYLKALLSTGFKLPKKNILLSIGSYKEKQELLPCVKKLYNMGYKLFATAGTADFISEHGIPVQYLEVLNQEDDEKSEYSLTHHLANNKIDLYINLPSANRYRRPASYVSKGYRTRRMAVDYSVPLVTNVKCAKLFIEALSRNMALGVSERDAQTSHRTVTLPGFINIATFVPNVSNVIKGPAELRETTRLSLEAGFTFCQIMPRAVTGPIITDALSLKAANSAAEDSSYANFSFTVAGTENNGEYVAQAANDVSALFLPFRELKNQVSKVAEILQNWPIDKPVIAEAKTSDLASVMLLASLQNRSLHITGVSNKEDLSLIMTVKEKDPRVTCDVNIHSLFVSQDDYPEASFLPTKEDQEFFWQNLDAIDAFSIGGLPTALAHVTGNKVDIGLGIKDALPLLLSAVEDGKLTMEDIVERLHDNPAKIFNIPQQNDCVIEVDLDFSFRHTKRWSPYTKGGLSGGIERVLINNETVVLSGDLVATDPRGKSIIVSKNIPSTPSAANETPLNVQTTASRRKFSFSNERRGSISSFDEGEGLVDQPLEQRLMSSRPPKELLAPGAIQSLIRSNNPFKGRHILSVRQFKRSDFHALFAVAQELRAAVEREGVLDLMKSRVLTTIFYEPSTRTSSSFIAAMERLGGRTVNINPSSSSVKKGETLQDTIRTLACYSDAIVMRHPDEMSAHIAAKYSPVPILNGGNGSREHPTQAFLDLFTIREELGTVNGITITFMGDLKYGRPVHSLTRLLQHYQVRINLVSPNELRLPNALRKELAEAGLLGTESEVITPEIISKSDVLYCTRIQQERFENKDEYDRLKDVYVVDNRILSHAKQHMAVMHPLPRVKEIKEEVDYDHRAAYFRQMRYGLFVRMALLAMVIGVDL; encoded by the coding sequence ATGCTAGCATTTCCTACTCTGCCTGTGACCCCTCCCATGAAATCGACAGGTGATCGCTTAGTCGCCTTGGAGTTGAAGGATGGTACTTCAGTGTTTGGTTATTCTTTCGGTGCCGAAAAATCAGCTGCAGGTGAGCTGGTTTTTCAAACCGGTATGGTTGGCTACCCTGAATCGATCACGGACCCATCTTACGAAGGACAAATCCTTGTTATTACTTTCCCGCTGGTTGGAAACTATGGTGTCCCTGATCGTAATCTGAGAGATGAATTCGTCGAGGAACTGCCAAGGTATTTCGAGAGTAATAGAATTCATATTTCAGGTCTAGTCATTTCTCATTACACAGAGGAGTATTCACATTGGTTGGCCAAATCTTCTTTGGGCAAATGGCTAAAGGAGGAAAATGTTCCAGCCATTTATGGTGTCGACACGAGAGCTCTAACCAAACATCTAAGAGATTCCGGCTCTATGCTCGGGAGACTGTCATTGCAAAAATCCAGTGTCGCTGCAATCGATTTGTCAATAGTTGACCCAGAATGGCAAGATAAGTTTGATATTTGTGAATGGGTTGATCCaaatgtcaaaaatttggtTTCCAAAGTTTCATTAAAGGAGCCTAAGCTATATGTTCCACCAACTGATAATGAATATGTCATGTTACAGAAAGGTCCTGATAATAAGGTTCTAAGAATTCTGGCTATTGATGTTGGTATGAAGTACAATCAAATTCGTTGCTTCGTCAAACGTGGTGTGGAACTCTTGGTCGTCCCTTGGGACTATGATTTTACTAAAGAAGAATACGATGGTCTATTCATTTCAAATGGTCCTGGTGATCCATCTATGTTGGGAGAGCTATCCCTTAAACTCTCAGCCGTGctaaaatcaaagaaaacgCCTATCTTTGGTATTTGTTTAGGTCATCAATTATTGGCTAGAGCTAGTGGTGCTTTGACCTCGAAGCTTAAGTTCGGTAATCGTGGACATAATATCCCTTGTACTTCCACAATTAGTGGCAGGTGTTACATTACTTCGCAAAATCATGGGTTTGCTGTCGACGCTGAAACTTTAGTAGATGGCTGGAAACCTTTATTCACAAACGCAAACGATGAGTCCAATGAAGGTATCTACCACACTGATCTACCATACTTTTCCGTCCAATTCCATCCTGAGTCTACTCCAGGTCCAAGGGACACGGAGTTTCtctttgatgttttcattcaatcTGTCAAGGAGCACAAATTCTCTGGAATATTAAAACCTGTTGAATTTCCAGGCGGGCTTTTGGAGGAGAACCGAAACGCTCATCCTAGAGTGGAGGCTAAAAAAGTTTTGGTGTTGGGTTCTGGTGGTTTATCCATCGGCCAAGCTGGTGAATTCGACTATTCTGGCTCTCAAGCAatcaaagctttgaaagaagaaggtatTTACACCATATTAATCAATCCTAACATCGCCACTATACAAACATCTAAAGGTTTAGCCGATAAGGTTTACTTCTTGCCAGTTACAGCTGAATTCGTAAGGAAAGTGATTCTTCACGAGCGTCCCGACGCTATTTATGTCACATTTGGTGGTCAAACAGCTTTGTCGGTTGGTATTGAGATGAAAGATGAATTCGAAACTTTGGGAGTTAAAGTTTTAGGTACCCCAATTCAAACCGTTATCACAACTGAAGACCGTGAACTCTTTGCTCAAGCCAtcgaagaaattgatgaaaagtgtGCAAAATCCGCTGCTGCTAACAATATTCAAGAGGCATTAGATGCTGTAAAGGAAATTGGCTACCCGGTTATCATTCGAGCTGCTTATGCTTTGGGTGGTTTAGGATCTGGTTTTGCTAACAATGACAAGGAATTGGTCGACTTATGTAATGTTGCGTTTGCGTCCTCTCCACAAGTTTTGGTTGAAAGATCCATGAAGGGGTGGAAAGAGGTGGAATACGAGGTTGTTCGTGATGCATTCGACAATTGTGTTACAGTCTGTAACATGGAGAATTTCGATCCATTGGGTATTCATACCGGTGACTCTATTGTTGTAGCTCCTTCCCAAACTTTAAGTGATGAGGACTACAATATGTTAAGAACCACCGCTATTAACGTTATCAGACATTTGGGTGTCGTTGGTGAGTGTAACATCCAGTATGCTTTGAATCCTTTCTCAAAGGAATACTGCATTATCGAAGTCAATGCGCGTCTTTCTCGTTCTTCTGCTCTAGCGTCAAAAGCTACCGGATATCCTTTAGCTTACACGGCTGCAAAATTAGGTCTAAACATTCCCTTGAATGAAGTTACAAATTCCGTTACGAAATCAACCTGTGCCTGTTTCGAACCTTCATTGGATTACTGTGTCGTGAAGATGCCAAGATgggatttgaaaaaattcacaaGAGTTTCTACTGAACTGTCTTCTTCCATGAAATCTGTGGGTGAAGTTATGAGTGTTGGTAGAACTTTTGAGGAAGCCATTCAAAAAGCTATTAGATCCACAGAATACAGTAACTTGGGCTTCAATGAAACAGATTTGGAAATAGACATAGACTATGAACTGAACAATCCTTCTGATTTGCGTATTTTCGCAGTAGCAAATGCCTTTGCTAATCTTGGCTATTCTGTTGATAAGGTTTGGGAAATGACAAACATTGATAAATGGTTCTTGAACAAGCTTTATGATTTGGTGGCATTTTCCCGCGAGATTGCAGCATATGGAACCAAGGAGAAGCTACCATCTATCGCCTTGAAGCAAGCCAAACAATTGGGGTTCGATGATAGACAAATTGCcaagtttttgaattccAACGAAGTTGCTATTCGTAGACTAAGAAAGGAATACGGAATTGTACCATTTGTTAAGCAAATAGATACTGTCGCTGCAGAGTTCCCAGCTCATACGAATTACCTGTATATGACCTACAATGCTTCTACGCACGATGTAACTTTCGATGATAAAGGTGTTATGGTACTAGGATCCGGTGTTTATCGTATCGGGTCCTCAGTTGAATTCGATTGGTGTGCCGTTACTGCAGTTAGAACCTTGAGAGCAAACAATGTCAAGACGATAATGGTCAACTACAACCCCGAGACCGTTTCTACAGACTATGATGAAGCTGATAGACTTTACTTTGAAACCATCAATTTGGAGAGAGTTCTAGATATTTATGAAGCCGAGACATCAGCCGGTGTAATTGTTTCTATGGGTGGTCAAACTTCAAATAACATTGCTATGTCGCTACATCGTGAAAACGTCAAAATTTTGGGTACATCTCCAGAAATGATTGATGGTGCTGAAAACCGTTATAAGTTTTCTCGTATGCTTGATCAAATTGGTGTGGATCAGCCTGCATGGAAAGAATTGACTTCTATGGCTGAAGCAGAGAATTTTGCAGACAATGTTGGATATCCTGTTCTTGTCCGTCCTTCATATGTCCTGTCCGGTGCTGCAATGAATACAGTCTACTCTAGGGACGATTTGGAATCATACTTAAACCAAGCTGTAGAGGTTTCTCGCGATTATCCTGTCGTCATCACCAAGTACATCGAAAATgcgaaagaaattgaaatggaCGCTGTCGCAAGAGATGGCGAACTAGTGATGCACGTTGTTTCTGAGCATGTCGAAAATGCTGGTGTTCATTCAGGTGATGCCACATTGATTGTTCCTCCTCAAGACTTGGATCCTGAGACGGTAGAAAGAATTGTTATCGCAACTGCCAAGATAGGTAAAGCATTGAAGATTACCGGTCCATTTaatattcaattcatcGCGAAGGACAACGAAATCAAAGTTATTGAATGCAATGTTCGTGCCTCACGTTCCTTCCCATTTATTTCAAAGGTCGTTGGTGTAAACTTAATTGAACTGTCAACAAAAGCTATAATGGGCTTACCATTTACTCCTTACCCAGTAGAGAAGTTACCAGATGACTACGTTGCTATCAAGGTTCCtcagttttcttttcctcgTCTTGCTGGTGCAGATCCTGTTCTGGGCGTTGAAATGGCTTCCACCGGTGAAGTCGCATCTTTTGGCCATTCCAAGTATGAAGCTTACTTGAAAGCTTTACTCTCTACTGGTTTTAAACTaccaaagaagaatattttgcTCTCCATCGGTTCctacaaagaaaagcagGAACTTTTACCCTGTGTGAAGAAATTATATAACATGGGCTACAAACTGTTTGCCACTGCTGGTACAGCTGATTTTATTTCTGAGCACGGTATCCCTGTCCAATATTTGGAAGTGCTAAACCAAGAAGACGATGAAAAATCGGAATACTCCTTGACTCACCACTTAGCAAACAACAAAATCGATCTGTACATTAATTTGCCATCTGCTAATAGATACCGTCGTCCAGCCTCCTATGTTTCAAAAGGTTATAGAACACGTCGTATGGCTGTCGACTATTCGGTCCCTCTGGTGACTAATGTTAAATGTGCTAAGTTGTTTATTGAAGCTTTGTCAAGAAATATGGCGTTGGGAGTTTCGGAACGTGACGCACAAACGTCGCACAGAACAGTTACTCTTCCAGGTTTTATTAATATTGCAACATTTGTTCCTAACGTTTCGAACGTAATCAAGGGCCCTGCAGAACTGAGGGAGACAACACGTCTTTCTCTGGAAGCCGGTTTCACCTTTTGCCAAATCATGCCAAGGGCTGTGACTGGACCAATCATAACTGATGCCCTATCGTTGAAAGCTGCCAATTCCGCCGCCGAGGATTCCTCTTACGCTAATTTTTCGTTTACTGTAGCAGGAACAGAGAATAATGGCGAATATGTGGCACAGGCAGCAAATGACGTGAGTGCCTTATTCCTGCCATTCCGTGAGTTAAAGAATCAGGTCTCCAAGGTTGCcgaaattcttcaaaactgGCCCATCGATAAGCCTGTTATCGCAGAAGCCAAAACCTCTGACCTAGCTTCCGTCATGTTGTTGGcatctcttcaaaatagaTCTCTTCACATTACTGGCGTTTCCAACAAAGAAGATTTATCTTTAATCATGACAGTTAAAGAGAAAGACCCAAGGGTGACATGCGATGTCAACATCCATTCTTTATTCGTCTCTCAAGATGATTATCCAGAAGCCAGCTTTTTACCAACTAAGgaagatcaagaattcTTCTGGCAGAACCTGGACGCTATCGATGCTTTTTCCATTGGTGGCTTACCTACTGCTCTGGCTCATGTAACGGGTAACAAGGTTGATATTGGCCTAGGAATCAAGGATGCTTTGCCTTTGCTTTTATCAGCAGTAGAAGATGGTAAGCTGACTATGGAAGACATCGTTGAACGTCTACATGATAATCCGgcaaaaatcttcaatattcCGCAACAAAACGACTGCGTCATTGAAGTTGATCTCGATTTTTCGTTCAGACACACCAAAAGATGGTCACCTTATACCAAAGGAGGCTTAAGTGGAGGTATTGAGCGTGTTTTGATAAACAACGAAACGGTTGTATTGAGTGGTGATTTGGTTGCTACTGATCCTAGAGGAAAATCTATCATAGTATCCAAGAACATTCCATCAACTCCTTCAGCCGCCAATGAAACTCCTCTAAATGTGCAAACCACAGCTTCTAGAAGGAAATTTTCCTTCTCCAACGAGAGACGCGGTTCTATCTCCAGTTTTGATGAGGGAGAAGGACTGGTTGACCAACCATTAGAGCAAAGACTAATGTCATCGAGGCCTCCCAAAGAATTGCTTGCACCTGGTGCCATTCAAAGCTTGATCCGTAGCAACAATCCTTTCAAGGGCAGACATATTTTGTCAGTTAGACAGTTTAAGCGTTCTGACTTCCATGCCCTATTTGCAGTCGCACAGGAATTACGAGCTGCAGTTGAACGTGAAGGTGTTTTagatttgatgaaaagcCGTGTTTTAACCACTATTTTTTACGAACCTTCTACACGtacttcttcttctttcattgCAGCTATGGAACGTTTAGGTGGTAGAACTGTCAACATCAATCcatcctcttcttcagtgAAGAAAGGTGAAACGCTGCAAGATACCATAAGAACTTTGGCATGCTACTCAGACGCCATTGTGATGCGTCACCCAGACGAAATGTCAGCACACATAGCCGCCAAGTACTCACCGGTTCCAATCTTGAACGGTGGTAACGGTTCTCGTGAGCATCCAACACAGGCTTTCTTAGATTTGTTCACAATTCGTGAAGAATTGGGTACTGTCAATGGTATTACCATCACCTTTATGGGTGATTTGAAGTACGGTAGACCCGTTCATTCATTGACGAGATTACTGCAACACTACCAAGTCAGAATTAATCTTGTCTCTCCTAATGAATTGAGATTGCCAAATGCTTTACGCAAAGAATTAGCTGAAGCAGGATTATTGGGAACTGAAAGTGAAGTGATCACTCCAGagattatttcaaaatctgatGTTCTGTACTGTACTAGAATACAACAGGAGAGATTCGAAAACAAGGATGAATACGATCGTTTGAAGGATGTCTACGTTGTGGATAATAGAATTCTGTCACACGCTAAGCAGCATATGGCTGTTATGCATCCACTACCTCGTGTAAAGGAAATCAAAGAGGAAGTTGACTACGATCACCGTGCTGCTTACTTTAGGCAAATGAGATACGGTCTTTTTGTAAGAATGGCCTTACTGGCTATGGTGATTGGTGTAGACTTATGA
- the AIM23 gene encoding Aim23p (similar to Saccharomyces cerevisiae YJL131C; ancestral locus Anc_1.222), with translation MMWKIISARATRYLLPPLSVIRTFAENGLKSDWTLNNDIIRNAISSKSQKLRRNDDTNDSKHREGFTNGGRGKNRFQAASGDRQLLHSRRKNIVIKWDTGNERDKEAANFIMSKVMRMNKSGTIHVINPESNKIEETSIREFAKGVNLSESGFSIADFKQINEHAQIPLVKLVDRKTALKRYSDEIAKRKQAELVSMGLMKKAQVNTNDTERAEDLVKQIKISWQIKLDDLTKQKAHEIVSQLKRGFKVYLYLDDRNSINSRNWASSFEQLRSNKLETKGISDKELLQRESVLKKLDQITEDYSVQPVKDGNIGTRMMIKLAPKPALYNNKDKAKQALKEHRKRERQEKLERRIEKKKNKNSTSV, from the coding sequence ATGATGTGGAAAATAATTTCTGCAAGAGCTACAAGATATCTACTCCCACCGCTTTCCGTAATCAGAACTTTTGCGGAGAATGGCTTAAAGTCCGATTGGACACTGAACAATGATATTATTCGAAATGCCATTTCTTCGAAAAGTCAAAAACTTCGCAGAAATGACGATACTAATGATTCCAAGCATCGAGAAGGATTTACAAATGGTGGTCGTGGGAAAAACAGGTTCCAAGCAGCTTCTGGCGATAGGCAATTACTTcattcaagaagaaagaatataGTCATAAAATGGGATACTGGGAATGAGAGAGATAAAGAAGCTGCAAATTTTATTATGAGTAAAGTAATGAGGATGAATAAATCTGGTACCATTCATGTTATAAATCCAGAGAGTAACAAAATAGAAGAGACCAGTATTCGTGAATTTGCTAAGGGAGTCAACCTGAGTGAATCTGGGTTCTCTATAGCTGATTTTAAACAGATCAATGAACATGCGCAAATACCACTTGTAAAATTGGTTGACAGAAAAACGGCCTTAAAAAGATATTCCGATGAAATCgctaaaagaaaacaagcTGAACTCGTCAGTATGGgattgatgaagaaggcACAAGTGAATACAAACGATACTGAAAGGGCAGAAGATTTGGTGAAGCAGATTAAGATATCTTGGCAAATTAAGCTTGATGATCTAACCAAACAGAAGGCACATGAAATTGTAAGTCAGTTAAAACGAGGCTTCAAAGTTTATCTTTATCTTGATGATAGGAATAGTATTAATTCTAGAAATTGGGCATCCTCTTTTGAACAACTGCGCTCGAACAAGCTAGAAACTAAAGGTATCTCTGACAAAGAGTTATTACAAAGGGAATCTGTCTTAAAAAAACTGGATCAAATCACAGAGGATTATTCAGTGCAGCCGGTGAAGGATGGGAATATTGGAACACGAATGATGATCAAACTAGCTCCCAAACCTGCCTTGTATAATAATAAAGACAAAGCAAAACAAGCATTGAAAGAGCATaggaaaagagaaagacaAGAGAAgcttgaaagaagaatagaaaaaaaaaagaataaaaattCAACTAGCGTGTAG